In the Pseudanabaena sp. PCC 7367 genome, one interval contains:
- the crtD gene encoding C-3',4' desaturase CrtD: MTSKSNCKRVIVIGGGIGGLTAAALLAKRGYAVEVFDQALVPGGCASTFKRRGFTFDVGATQVAGLEPGGIHHQIFTELGIEIPAATYCDPGCAVFLPGEKQPINMWRDRQKWQRERQQQFPGSEPFWRFLEDLYERSWAFQSRRPILPPRSIWDLWQLLRAVRLDTIGTAPFTFATVGDALRGFGLADDRRLRTFLDLQLKLYSQVSAEETALLYAATTLSITQEPLGLFHLKGSMQVLADRLVASLERDRGKLHMQHMVTAIEPKDPPQVQIQNQRTGETWWQPADHVVANVTVHNLVKLLGTRAPGGYAKRVENLPTASMAFVVYLGVDRSAIPPNCPPHLQFLADYESQRSLFVSVSQPGDGRAPDGKATIIASEFVPADHWWGEGVKDEAQYQAQKQKYTNRAIAQLGQFFNLEDTIIHTEAATPRTFADFTARDRGMVGGIGMRVSTFGPFGFANRTPVKNIWLVGDCTHPGEGTAGVSYSALTAVRQIQHHE, translated from the coding sequence TTGACTAGTAAAAGTAATTGCAAGCGAGTAATAGTAATTGGTGGCGGCATTGGTGGACTAACGGCCGCTGCGCTGCTGGCCAAACGGGGCTATGCGGTCGAAGTATTCGATCAGGCGCTAGTACCCGGTGGTTGTGCATCTACGTTTAAACGGCGCGGATTTACATTTGATGTGGGTGCAACCCAGGTGGCGGGGCTGGAACCCGGTGGCATCCATCACCAGATTTTCACTGAATTGGGGATCGAGATTCCGGCCGCTACTTATTGCGATCCCGGTTGTGCGGTATTCTTGCCGGGGGAAAAGCAACCTATTAATATGTGGCGCGATCGCCAAAAATGGCAACGAGAACGGCAACAGCAATTTCCTGGTAGTGAACCATTCTGGCGGTTTTTAGAGGATTTATATGAGCGGAGTTGGGCTTTCCAATCTCGCCGTCCAATTCTGCCCCCCCGTAGCATTTGGGATCTGTGGCAACTGCTCAGGGCAGTGCGATTAGATACGATCGGCACGGCTCCTTTTACCTTTGCAACCGTTGGCGATGCTTTGCGTGGTTTTGGTCTAGCCGACGATCGCCGTTTGCGTACTTTTTTGGACTTGCAACTCAAGCTTTATTCCCAGGTCAGCGCCGAGGAAACTGCTTTACTATATGCTGCCACCACCTTAAGCATTACCCAGGAACCACTGGGATTGTTTCATCTCAAGGGCAGTATGCAGGTGTTGGCCGATCGCTTGGTGGCATCCCTGGAACGCGATCGCGGCAAGTTACACATGCAGCATATGGTTACGGCGATCGAACCCAAAGATCCACCCCAGGTGCAAATCCAGAATCAGCGTACTGGCGAAACCTGGTGGCAACCGGCCGATCATGTGGTGGCCAATGTGACCGTGCATAATTTAGTGAAGCTGCTGGGTACTCGTGCCCCAGGCGGCTATGCAAAGCGAGTTGAGAACCTACCCACGGCCTCAATGGCGTTTGTGGTTTATCTAGGGGTCGATCGCAGTGCGATTCCACCTAACTGTCCGCCCCATCTCCAGTTCTTGGCTGATTATGAGAGTCAGCGATCGCTGTTTGTATCTGTCAGCCAGCCCGGTGATGGTCGCGCCCCCGATGGGAAAGCCACAATCATTGCCTCTGAATTTGTACCAGCGGATCACTGGTGGGGGGAAGGTGTAAAAGACGAAGCCCAATATCAAGCCCAAAAGCAAAAATATACCAATCGGGCGATCGCCCAGCTAGGTCAGTTTTTCAACCTGGAAGACACCATCATTCACACTGAAGCAGCCACACCACGCACCTTTGCTGACTTCACCGCCCGCGATCGCGGCATGGTCGGTGGCATTGGCATGCGCGTATCCACCTTTGGGCCATTTGGATTTGCCAATCGCACCCCAGTCAAAAATATCTGGCTAGTGGGCGATTGCACCCATCCTGGCGAAGGCACGGCGGGGGTGAGTTATTCGGCTTTGACGGCAGTAAGGCAAATTCAGCATCATGAATGA
- the sds gene encoding solanesyl diphosphate synthase: MSLPTPPVADLFAPVKADLGILTQNLKNLVGARHPILYAAAEHLFEGKGKGLRPAIVLLVARATMTGHDLSDRHRRLAEITEMIHTASLVHDDVIDTAELRRGILTVNSRFGNRVAILAGDFLFAQASWYLANLDNLEVVKLLSKVIKDFAEGEIRQSMTLFDASLSLEDYLEKSFYKTASLMAGSSKAAGVLSGVPSFQTEQLYSFGKHFGIAFQIVDDILDFTSSSETLGKPAGSDLKQGNLTAPALFALEEQPQLGCLIEREFKEDGDIEQAIAMVKNSDGIQRARDLAKAHAKMAIEVLDWLPASEHKQCLLDLTDFQLKRLY, encoded by the coding sequence ATGAGCCTACCCACGCCCCCGGTTGCCGATCTTTTTGCTCCTGTTAAAGCAGATCTCGGTATCCTGACTCAAAACCTAAAGAATTTAGTTGGAGCCAGGCATCCGATTCTTTACGCTGCTGCTGAGCATTTGTTTGAAGGCAAGGGTAAGGGCTTGCGTCCAGCGATCGTGTTATTGGTTGCCCGTGCCACCATGACTGGACATGATCTTAGCGATCGGCATCGTCGCTTGGCCGAAATCACCGAAATGATTCACACTGCCAGTCTGGTGCATGATGATGTAATCGACACCGCCGAACTAAGAAGAGGAATTCTCACGGTTAATAGTCGGTTTGGCAATCGGGTGGCGATCCTGGCGGGAGACTTTCTATTTGCTCAGGCTTCCTGGTATCTGGCCAATCTCGATAATCTGGAAGTGGTGAAGCTACTCTCCAAGGTAATTAAGGATTTTGCGGAAGGTGAAATTCGCCAGAGCATGACTTTATTTGATGCCAGCCTCAGTCTGGAAGATTACTTAGAAAAAAGTTTTTATAAGACGGCTTCACTGATGGCAGGTAGTTCCAAGGCAGCGGGGGTATTAAGCGGGGTGCCGAGCTTCCAAACCGAGCAACTCTATAGCTTTGGTAAGCATTTTGGCATTGCCTTCCAGATCGTCGATGACATTTTAGACTTCACCAGTTCATCCGAAACCCTGGGTAAACCGGCTGGCTCTGACCTTAAGCAGGGTAACCTGACTGCGCCGGCGTTATTTGCCCTGGAAGAACAACCCCAGTTAGGGTGCTTGATTGAGCGGGAATTTAAGGAAGATGGAGACATTGAGCAGGCGATCGCTATGGTTAAAAATAGCGACGGCATTCAGCGAGCCAGGGATTTAGCCAAAGCCCATGCCAAGATGGCGATCGAGGTATTGGATTGGTTGCCAGCTTCTGAGCATAAGCAATGTTTGCTTGATTTAACCGATTTCCAGCTCAAGCGTCTCTATTAG
- a CDS encoding response regulator transcription factor, with protein sequence MPRILIIDDDPKISELVTLNLELAGYQVIQASDGIKGQALAIQIQPDMVILDLMLPRVDGFTVCQRLRRDERTADIPVLMLTAMGQTQDKVEGFSAGADDYLTKPFELEEMLARVRALLRRTNRIPQAAKHSEILNYGALTLVPERFEAIWFNNTVKLTHLEFELLHCLLQRHGQTVSPSEILKEVWGYEPDDDIETIRVHIRHLRTKLEPDPRHPKYIKTVYGAGYCLELPNATELEPETDDAEPAIPANGNGKAHSNETIAPAPVDQEKPTNPQASA encoded by the coding sequence ATGCCTCGGATCCTCATCATTGACGATGATCCCAAAATTTCTGAATTAGTTACCCTTAATCTTGAACTTGCTGGCTATCAAGTCATTCAAGCAAGTGATGGCATAAAAGGGCAGGCTTTGGCGATCCAAATTCAGCCTGATATGGTTATTCTTGATTTGATGCTACCGCGAGTAGATGGTTTTACCGTCTGTCAACGTTTGCGTCGGGATGAACGTACCGCTGATATCCCCGTTTTGATGCTGACTGCGATGGGGCAGACCCAGGACAAGGTAGAAGGGTTTAGTGCTGGTGCTGATGATTACCTAACCAAACCATTTGAGCTAGAAGAGATGCTGGCCAGGGTGCGAGCACTGCTGCGGCGCACAAATAGGATTCCCCAAGCCGCTAAACATAGTGAAATTCTCAATTATGGTGCACTTACGCTAGTGCCAGAGCGGTTTGAAGCGATCTGGTTCAACAACACGGTCAAGCTAACTCATCTGGAATTTGAGTTATTGCATTGCTTGTTGCAGCGACATGGCCAGACGGTTTCCCCTAGTGAAATCCTCAAGGAAGTGTGGGGCTACGAACCAGATGACGATATCGAGACGATCCGGGTGCATATTCGTCACCTGCGTACTAAGTTAGAACCAGACCCACGTCACCCCAAGTATATTAAGACCGTCTATGGAGCTGGCTATTGTTTGGAGTTGCCAAATGCAACGGAATTAGAACCAGAAACCGACGATGCGGAGCCAGCAATCCCTGCTAATGGCAATGGTAAAGCTCATTCTAATGAGACGATCGCTCCTGCTCCTGTGGATCAAGAAAAACCAACTAATCCTCAAGCCTCAGCCTAG
- the glgA gene encoding glycogen synthase GlgA, which yields MKILFAAAEASPIAKVGGMADVVGALPKVLRDRGHDVRIIMPYYGTLPDKLANKPQWIWKGNCMFQDFDIFETTLPGTDVPLYLLGHGSFIPSRIYYGEDEDWRFTLFANGVAEFAWNYWKPNVIHCHDWHTGMIPVWMVESPDISTVFTIHNLAYQGPWRWKLDRIAWVPWYTQGHNTMAAGIHHANIVNTVSPTYAQQICTAGYGESLDGLLSYRQPRGILNGIDYQKLDPATDKYLEKNFTADTLENRTINKLVLQEEIGLNASRSAFFVGMVSRLVEQKGIDLIIQVMDRFLSYTDAQFVILGTGERYYETQMWELASRYPGRVSAQILFNVSLAQRIYAGTDAFLMPSRFEPCGISQMIALRYGSVPIVRQTGGLVDTVFHHEPAKNKGTGYCFDRYEPLDMFTCLVRAWEGFRYPDAWRRLQQRAMASQFSWERSADQYEDMYRSVTGIEAAA from the coding sequence ATGAAAATATTGTTTGCCGCAGCCGAAGCATCACCGATCGCAAAAGTTGGTGGAATGGCTGATGTGGTTGGTGCTTTGCCCAAGGTTCTCCGCGATCGCGGTCATGATGTCAGGATCATCATGCCTTACTACGGCACCTTGCCAGATAAGCTGGCCAATAAGCCGCAGTGGATCTGGAAAGGCAATTGTATGTTCCAGGATTTTGATATTTTCGAGACGACTCTGCCTGGTACTGATGTGCCTTTATATCTGCTTGGGCATGGCTCCTTTATTCCATCTAGAATCTATTACGGCGAGGATGAAGATTGGCGGTTTACTTTGTTTGCCAATGGCGTAGCCGAATTTGCCTGGAACTATTGGAAACCAAATGTAATTCACTGTCATGATTGGCATACCGGCATGATTCCGGTTTGGATGGTGGAGAGCCCGGACATTAGCACTGTATTTACGATCCATAATTTGGCCTACCAAGGCCCCTGGCGCTGGAAGCTAGATCGGATCGCCTGGGTGCCCTGGTACACCCAAGGCCACAACACAATGGCGGCAGGCATTCACCACGCTAATATTGTGAATACGGTTTCGCCTACCTACGCCCAACAAATTTGTACAGCAGGCTATGGCGAGAGCTTAGATGGCTTGCTTTCCTATCGCCAACCACGTGGGATTTTGAATGGGATCGATTACCAAAAGTTAGATCCAGCCACAGATAAATATTTGGAAAAGAACTTTACGGCGGACACGCTAGAAAATCGCACGATCAACAAACTGGTGTTGCAAGAGGAAATTGGCCTGAATGCCAGCCGATCGGCCTTCTTTGTGGGGATGGTATCGCGCCTGGTAGAGCAAAAGGGTATTGATCTAATTATTCAGGTGATGGATCGCTTTTTGTCCTATACCGACGCGCAATTTGTGATCCTGGGGACAGGTGAGCGCTATTATGAAACCCAAATGTGGGAGCTGGCTTCGCGCTATCCTGGCCGGGTCTCAGCCCAGATTTTGTTTAATGTTTCCCTGGCGCAACGTATTTACGCCGGTACGGATGCATTTTTGATGCCAAGCCGATTTGAGCCTTGTGGTATTAGTCAAATGATCGCGTTGCGCTATGGTTCGGTGCCGATCGTGCGACAGACTGGTGGGCTGGTAGATACCGTCTTCCACCATGAGCCAGCCAAGAACAAGGGTACTGGCTATTGCTTCGATCGCTATGAACCCCTGGATATGTTCACTTGCTTGGTCAGGGCATGGGAAGGTTTCCGTTATCCTGATGCCTGGCGGCGATTGCAGCAACGGGCGATGGCTTCGCAATTTAGCTGGGAGCGGTCGGCTGATCAGTATGAAGACATGTATCGATCGGTTACCGGGATTGAAGCTGCGGCCTAA
- a CDS encoding MBL fold metallo-hydrolase has translation MPVIDSQFSIHFWGVRGSIATPGINTVRYGGNTPCVEMRCHGKRIIFDGGTGLRVLGQHIVKEMPASADIFFTHSHWDHIQGFPFFTPAFIKGNSFTIHGKDAPNGATIQERLEDQMLHPNFPVPLRVMASALNFSAVEIGKNIELGNGVTVEPGILNHPGEATGYRVSWGDEVAVYATDTEHFADRLDLDLVHLARDADVLIIDAAYTDEEYWSKTSSKVGWGHSTWQEAIKVAEAANVKTLVIFHHDPSHSDEFLDVVADKAKSKFPGALVAKEGMSLYIPSRGQKEDRLVLAEHPA, from the coding sequence ATGCCCGTTATCGATAGTCAATTTTCAATTCATTTTTGGGGTGTAAGAGGTAGCATTGCTACTCCTGGGATTAACACCGTGCGCTACGGCGGTAATACTCCCTGTGTGGAAATGCGCTGTCATGGAAAACGGATTATTTTTGATGGTGGTACTGGTTTGCGGGTGTTGGGGCAACACATAGTCAAAGAAATGCCAGCCAGTGCGGATATTTTCTTTACCCATAGCCATTGGGATCATATTCAAGGATTTCCCTTCTTTACGCCTGCTTTCATTAAGGGCAATAGCTTTACTATTCACGGCAAAGATGCACCCAATGGAGCCACAATCCAGGAACGGCTGGAAGATCAAATGCTCCATCCCAATTTCCCAGTACCATTGCGGGTGATGGCTTCAGCCTTGAATTTTAGTGCTGTAGAAATTGGTAAAAATATCGAATTGGGCAATGGCGTTACGGTTGAACCGGGGATACTGAATCATCCTGGTGAGGCAACTGGCTATCGGGTGAGCTGGGGTGATGAAGTGGCAGTTTATGCGACGGATACTGAGCATTTTGCCGATCGCCTTGATCTAGATTTGGTGCATTTGGCTCGTGATGCTGATGTTTTAATTATTGACGCGGCCTATACCGATGAGGAATATTGGTCTAAGACTTCATCCAAAGTGGGTTGGGGGCATTCCACCTGGCAAGAGGCGATCAAGGTGGCAGAGGCAGCAAATGTTAAAACTCTGGTAATTTTTCACCATGATCCTTCCCACAGTGATGAATTTTTGGATGTGGTGGCAGATAAGGCCAAATCAAAATTTCCTGGCGCATTGGTTGCTAAAGAGGGCATGAGTTTATATATCCCTTCGCGGGGACAGAAAGAAGATCGCTTGGTTTTAGCTGAACATCCTGCTTAA